One Planktothrix serta PCC 8927 DNA window includes the following coding sequences:
- the ndhM gene encoding NAD(P)H-quinone oxidoreductase subunit M has product MLLKSTTRHIHIYTAEIQNEELVDSEQVLTLDIDPDNEFNWNDQALQQIYRKFDELVEVFNGEDLTEYNLRRIGSDLEHLVRSLIQAGEISYNLNCRAVNYSMGLPRVSS; this is encoded by the coding sequence ATGCTGTTGAAATCGACCACTCGCCATATCCATATTTATACGGCGGAAATTCAGAATGAAGAGTTAGTGGACAGCGAACAAGTCCTCACCTTGGATATTGATCCCGACAATGAATTTAACTGGAATGATCAAGCTTTGCAACAAATCTATCGTAAATTTGACGAATTAGTCGAAGTCTTTAATGGCGAAGACCTCACCGAATATAATTTACGTCGGATTGGATCAGATTTAGAGCATTTGGTGCGATCGCTGATCCAAGCAGGTGAAATTAGCTATAACCTTAACTGTCGGGCTGTGAACTATAGCATGGGATTACCGAGAGTCAGTAGTTAA
- a CDS encoding inositol monophosphatase family protein, with protein sequence MTNFWDQIFNLASTTANDVGQQLILDFGTVQASEKADGSLVTRFDQWADQEIRTRIATTFPEHGVISEEAEHIFPHTDWCWVIDPLNQTFHGLWNSILSYISCQSS encoded by the coding sequence ATGACTAATTTTTGGGATCAAATTTTTAACTTGGCATCAACAACCGCTAACGACGTTGGACAACAGTTAATCCTCGATTTTGGCACTGTCCAAGCCTCGGAAAAAGCCGATGGCAGTTTAGTCACTCGTTTTGACCAATGGGCCGATCAAGAAATTCGCACGCGCATCGCCACAACTTTTCCTGAGCATGGGGTGATCAGTGAAGAAGCGGAACACATTTTTCCTCATACAGACTGGTGCTGGGTGATTGATCCTTTAAACCAAACCTTTCACGGGTTATGGAACTCAATCCTATCCTACATTAGTTGTCAGTCAAGCTGA
- a CDS encoding DUF2254 domain-containing protein gives MKTYLSLVWDSLRSSFWFVPTVMVSLVITLAFTTITLDELEVIVIDRFSWTYTRGPEGARAILSTIASSMMTVAVTTFSITIVALQLASSQFGPRLLRNFMRDIGNQVVLGTFISTFIYCLLILRTIRTQEDSEFVPHLSVTCSVLLALASIAVLIYFIDHVANSIQAENVITDVTQDLNSAIERLFPEKIGEGESVHHPPVTQSILDDFHAHSCSIKSLKSGYIQAINQHRLIQLAKDNDLLISIKFHPGEFIVQNSDLLWVFPDYRMTPELAKNIHKTIVFGYQRTQQQDIKFCINQLVEIALRALSPGINDPFTAIRCIDQLSAALCHLAQKKIPSPYRYDDDNKLRVIASPVTFSEAVDSVFNPIRQYSQSMVGVTIRLLQAIAIIASHVQNQSQKDLLLHHAEMIKQGSREALSEESDRQDIQKYYFNILEKL, from the coding sequence ATGAAAACTTATTTGAGCCTAGTTTGGGATTCACTGCGTTCTAGCTTTTGGTTTGTACCTACAGTAATGGTAAGTCTGGTAATTACGTTAGCTTTCACAACAATTACATTAGATGAATTAGAGGTAATTGTGATTGATCGATTTAGTTGGACTTACACTCGTGGGCCAGAGGGAGCTAGAGCAATTCTGTCTACCATAGCTAGTTCTATGATGACTGTCGCGGTTACAACTTTCTCAATTACAATTGTCGCATTACAGCTGGCTTCATCTCAATTTGGCCCCCGTTTGTTGCGTAACTTTATGCGGGATATCGGCAATCAAGTGGTTCTGGGTACGTTTATTTCTACGTTTATTTATTGCTTATTAATCTTACGAACCATTAGAACCCAAGAAGATAGTGAATTTGTACCCCATTTATCAGTTACCTGTAGTGTTTTATTAGCCCTTGCTAGTATTGCTGTTCTGATTTATTTTATTGATCATGTTGCTAATTCGATTCAAGCCGAAAACGTGATTACTGACGTTACTCAAGACTTAAATTCTGCGATTGAACGGTTATTTCCTGAAAAAATAGGGGAAGGTGAATCCGTCCATCATCCCCCCGTTACCCAAAGCATATTAGATGATTTTCATGCCCATTCTTGCTCAATTAAATCCTTAAAAAGTGGTTATATTCAAGCCATTAATCAACATCGTTTAATTCAGCTTGCAAAAGATAACGATCTTCTGATCTCGATCAAGTTTCACCCTGGGGAATTTATCGTACAAAATAGCGATTTACTCTGGGTTTTCCCTGACTACAGAATGACACCAGAACTTGCTAAAAACATTCATAAAACTATTGTTTTTGGCTATCAACGCACTCAACAACAGGATATCAAATTTTGTATCAATCAATTAGTAGAAATTGCGCTCAGAGCGTTATCTCCGGGGATTAATGATCCATTTACAGCCATTCGTTGTATTGATCAATTAAGTGCAGCCTTGTGTCATTTAGCTCAGAAAAAGATTCCCTCACCTTATCGTTACGATGATGATAATAAATTACGAGTTATTGCGAGTCCCGTTACCTTTTCAGAAGCAGTCGATTCAGTTTTTAACCCAATTCGCCAGTATAGTCAATCGATGGTAGGAGTGACCATTCGGTTATTACAAGCGATTGCTATTATTGCCAGTCATGTTCAAAACCAAAGTCAAAAAGACCTACTATTACACCATGCTGAAATGATTAAACAAGGAAGTCGGGAAGCTTTATCTGAAGAAAGCGATCGCCAGGATATCCAAAAGTATTATTTTAATATTTTAGAGAAGTTATAG
- a CDS encoding Nramp family divalent metal transporter encodes MSTQTAKPQNQQNNQQVPQAPQGWESLKWLGPSFLWMLSAAGSGELLFTPRIAALYGYTLLWALLAAVVLKWFINREVGRFSVCTGATILEGFKTLPGPKNWAIWIILVPQVVVAIATVAGLTGAAATALILVTGGSVQLWTPIIIAVTAAIVFLGQYENVEKISSYVGITRTIAVVAAAIFVFPNLRKLSAGLVPQIPNNVQYEEILPWLGFMLAGAAGLMWYSYWVEARGYGAAGLKQEVNPKQITPEEMKHLQGWNRLMTLSNTLAVVGALLAALSFLILGGELLYPQGLVPQENQVAEVLGNLLGDLWGSFGFWFMVVIVFITFCSTTVSVQDGFGRMFADGTNILLSGFNVQSERWTNERFLRKTYIIVLLAILPIAIYLIFGKPIGLLQLAGGIEAAHIPIVTGLTLYLNHRKLPQELRPSKLSLGATIIAGLFFAGFAIIYLLQLTGIIGA; translated from the coding sequence ATGTCAACACAAACCGCCAAACCCCAAAACCAACAAAACAACCAACAAGTTCCCCAAGCACCCCAAGGTTGGGAATCTTTAAAGTGGTTAGGGCCGAGTTTTTTGTGGATGCTTTCAGCCGCCGGGTCGGGAGAATTATTATTTACACCTCGAATTGCGGCACTTTATGGCTATACGCTGTTATGGGCTTTGTTGGCGGCGGTGGTTCTCAAATGGTTTATTAATCGAGAAGTCGGACGTTTTTCGGTTTGTACAGGCGCAACCATTTTGGAAGGATTTAAAACCCTTCCTGGCCCTAAAAATTGGGCAATTTGGATCATTTTAGTGCCGCAAGTGGTGGTTGCGATTGCAACCGTAGCCGGATTAACCGGAGCAGCAGCAACAGCGTTAATTCTCGTAACCGGAGGAAGTGTTCAACTTTGGACACCGATTATTATTGCGGTAACGGCGGCTATTGTGTTTTTAGGACAGTATGAAAACGTCGAAAAAATTTCCTCTTATGTGGGAATAACCCGCACGATTGCTGTTGTTGCGGCTGCTATTTTTGTGTTTCCCAATTTAAGAAAATTATCGGCGGGTTTAGTCCCCCAAATTCCCAACAATGTACAGTATGAAGAAATTCTTCCTTGGTTGGGGTTTATGTTAGCGGGAGCCGCCGGATTAATGTGGTATTCCTATTGGGTAGAAGCCAGAGGATATGGAGCCGCCGGACTCAAACAAGAGGTGAATCCCAAACAAATTACCCCGGAAGAAATGAAACACCTGCAAGGTTGGAATCGATTAATGACGTTATCGAATACTTTAGCAGTGGTTGGGGCATTATTAGCCGCTTTATCATTCCTGATTTTAGGAGGAGAATTACTTTATCCCCAAGGGTTAGTTCCTCAAGAAAATCAAGTTGCTGAAGTCTTAGGGAATTTACTCGGTGATTTGTGGGGTTCTTTTGGATTTTGGTTTATGGTGGTGATCGTTTTTATAACATTTTGTAGCACAACTGTTTCCGTTCAAGATGGTTTTGGCAGAATGTTTGCGGATGGAACGAATATTCTTTTAAGCGGGTTTAATGTACAATCCGAGCGCTGGACAAACGAAAGATTTTTACGCAAAACCTACATTATTGTATTGCTTGCCATTTTACCCATCGCCATTTATTTAATTTTTGGAAAACCTATCGGATTACTTCAGTTAGCGGGAGGGATTGAAGCGGCTCACATTCCGATTGTAACTGGATTAACATTATACCTCAATCATCGCAAATTACCTCAAGAATTACGTCCCTCAAAATTAAGCTTGGGTGCTACTATAATCGCAGGTCTATTTTTTGCGGGATTTGCCATTATTTATCTGTTACAGTTAACAGGAATTATCGGTGCTTGA
- a CDS encoding DUF389 domain-containing protein, whose amino-acid sequence MRQLLVQVPRGWGKTVLDIAQDSKGTNLVQFEAYSDEQPIDVVIIHVSNQKVGKLLDQLEAIDNLHITMFPHGVIALKPPASETAQQVTDVQERSPIEVFIGGLQSIGSWRGFLGYAATAGVVVWIGLYTNRIYLLTAAMLIAPFAGPAMNVAIATAKGDKILLKRSLLRYFVALLVTILVAAFLSLIFQQQIPTSLMVENSQISTVSVLIPIAAGIAGAVNLMQSERSSLVSGAATGMLVAASLAPPAGLVGMAGAIGRWDMSINGIFLLLLQLVGINLSASIIFRIYGLSSDGVRYQRGQKWLFPTSLIVTLVGLISLLTWQLSSSPALQRSSRSQRATAQIQKAVSESQLAELIEANVRFTRPSINNQNTLLGVVYVQRQSGVTASDQEIRQRLTQSIQNRLVQQGFNVTPLIDVSVLNSPENSQ is encoded by the coding sequence ATGCGCCAATTACTTGTACAAGTTCCCCGTGGGTGGGGTAAAACTGTTCTCGATATTGCTCAAGATAGCAAAGGTACAAATTTAGTTCAATTTGAAGCTTATAGCGATGAGCAACCCATTGATGTTGTGATCATTCATGTTTCTAATCAAAAAGTAGGAAAACTACTCGACCAGTTAGAAGCAATCGACAACTTACACATCACGATGTTTCCCCATGGGGTGATAGCCCTGAAACCTCCTGCTTCCGAAACGGCCCAACAAGTCACCGACGTACAGGAACGTAGTCCCATTGAGGTCTTTATTGGAGGTTTACAAAGTATTGGCTCCTGGCGGGGCTTTTTAGGCTATGCAGCAACGGCGGGTGTGGTGGTGTGGATTGGTTTATATACCAATAGGATTTATCTGCTCACGGCTGCTATGTTAATCGCCCCCTTCGCAGGGCCAGCGATGAATGTGGCGATCGCAACGGCTAAAGGAGACAAAATATTACTCAAGCGGTCTTTATTGCGTTATTTTGTTGCCTTACTGGTGACAATTTTAGTCGCGGCTTTCCTGAGTTTGATTTTTCAGCAACAAATTCCGACCAGCTTAATGGTCGAAAATAGCCAGATTTCCACCGTGAGTGTGCTGATTCCTATTGCGGCTGGAATCGCAGGTGCAGTCAATTTAATGCAATCGGAAAGAAGTAGTTTAGTCTCCGGTGCGGCAACCGGAATGTTAGTCGCTGCATCCTTAGCACCTCCGGCCGGATTAGTCGGAATGGCAGGGGCTATTGGTCGATGGGATATGAGTATTAACGGAATATTTTTGCTGCTGCTGCAACTGGTTGGAATTAATTTATCCGCCTCAATTATTTTCAGAATCTATGGTTTATCTTCTGACGGGGTGCGTTACCAACGGGGTCAAAAATGGTTATTTCCCACTTCCTTGATCGTTACCCTTGTAGGGCTCATTAGTTTATTAACTTGGCAATTATCGAGTTCTCCCGCATTGCAACGGTCTAGCCGTTCTCAACGGGCAACAGCCCAAATTCAAAAAGCGGTGAGTGAGAGTCAACTCGCAGAATTAATTGAAGCCAATGTACGTTTTACTCGTCCGAGTATTAACAATCAAAACACCTTACTGGGGGTCGTTTATGTGCAACGTCAATCGGGTGTCACCGCATCGGATCAAGAAATTCGTCAACGCCTCACCCAAAGCATTCAAAATCGTTTAGTTCAACAAGGGTTTAATGTCACCCCTTTGATTGATGTCAGCGTACTGAACTCTCCAGAGAATAGTCAATAA
- a CDS encoding inositol monophosphatase family protein translates to MSNFWNQILNFATTTAKDVGQQLILDFGTVQASEKADGSLVTRSDQWADQEIRARIATTFPDHGMITEEAEHIFPNTDWCWVIDPLDGTTNFARGIPIWGISLGLLYQGTPVFGLIHLPPLNQTFHGFWFGSSGLTGSEGAFLNNQPIHASSDALSSNHFFNLCSRSIAIAPQIPCKIRMLGMAAYNFLTVAVGATLGGVEATPKIWDIAGSWVIVKAAGAVWCPLSAEPFPLEIGRDYATQSYPTLVVSQPELVSVFQPFIKT, encoded by the coding sequence ATGAGTAATTTTTGGAATCAAATTTTGAATTTTGCCACAACAACGGCTAAGGATGTTGGACAACAGTTAATCCTCGATTTCGGCACAGTCCAAGCCTCGGAAAAAGCCGATGGTAGTTTAGTCACCCGGTCTGACCAATGGGCCGATCAAGAAATTCGTGCTCGCATTGCGACAACATTTCCTGATCATGGGATGATCACTGAAGAAGCGGAACATATTTTTCCGAATACGGACTGGTGTTGGGTGATTGATCCTTTAGATGGGACAACTAATTTCGCCAGAGGTATTCCCATTTGGGGGATTTCTTTAGGATTACTTTATCAAGGAACTCCCGTATTTGGTTTGATTCATTTACCTCCTTTAAACCAAACCTTTCACGGGTTTTGGTTCGGCTCATCGGGGTTAACTGGCTCAGAAGGAGCTTTTTTAAATAATCAACCTATTCACGCCAGTTCTGATGCGTTAAGTTCTAATCACTTTTTTAACCTCTGTTCTCGAAGTATTGCGATCGCTCCCCAAATTCCTTGTAAAATTCGGATGTTAGGCATGGCGGCTTATAATTTCCTCACCGTCGCCGTCGGGGCAACATTAGGAGGCGTTGAAGCCACTCCTAAAATATGGGATATCGCCGGAAGTTGGGTAATTGTTAAAGCGGCGGGCGCGGTTTGGTGTCCCCTCTCTGCTGAACCTTTCCCCTTAGAAATAGGTCGAGATTATGCAACTCAATCCTATCCTACATTAGTCGTGAGTCAACCCGAATTAGTATCAGTATTTCAACCCTTTATTAAAACATAA
- a CDS encoding Panacea domain-containing protein — translation MISEFPEHLEEEKPELTEPIVKPHRQSNPLSLTEPYKLSNRSWSAEPYKPSNLPSLTETYKPSNRSLLTETYKPSNRPSPSNVIVDEDPELDARKGLSETEGSNALDIAKYLITLASPEEEDLMTNLRLQKLLYYAQGFHLALFGKRLFTEKIEAWQYGPVVPDVYRIYKQYGSNPLPQPDDFNIDQYSQETQELLDEVYEVYGQYTAPILKRFTHQEPPYKETDLNAEISLDLMKAYFETQLLK, via the coding sequence ATGATTTCTGAATTTCCAGAACACCTAGAGGAAGAAAAACCAGAGTTAACCGAACCGATTGTTAAACCTCACAGACAATCTAATCCGCTATCATTAACCGAACCTTACAAACTATCTAATCGCTCATGGTCAGCCGAACCTTACAAACCATCTAATCTCCCATCGTTAACCGAAACTTATAAACCCTCTAATCGCTCATTGTTAACCGAAACTTATAAACCCTCTAATCGCCCATCTCCTTCTAACGTGATTGTTGACGAAGATCCTGAACTAGATGCTAGAAAAGGATTGTCTGAAACTGAAGGGTCTAATGCTTTAGATATAGCTAAATACTTGATTACCCTGGCTTCTCCTGAAGAAGAAGATTTAATGACTAATCTAAGACTTCAGAAATTGCTTTACTATGCTCAAGGTTTTCATTTAGCTCTATTTGGGAAACGCCTATTTACTGAAAAAATAGAAGCTTGGCAATATGGGCCTGTTGTGCCTGATGTTTACCGAATATACAAGCAATATGGATCAAATCCTCTTCCACAACCTGACGATTTTAATATAGATCAATATAGTCAAGAAACACAAGAATTATTAGATGAAGTTTATGAAGTCTATGGACAATACACGGCTCCAATACTTAAGCGTTTTACTCATCAAGAACCCCCCTATAAAGAAACTGATCTTAATGCAGAGATATCCCTTGATTTGATGAAGGCATATTTTGAGACTCAACTGCTGAAGTAG
- a CDS encoding TRC40/GET3/ArsA family transport-energizing ATPase, whose amino-acid sequence MRVILMTGKGGVGKTSVAAATGLRCAELGHKTLVLSTDPAHSLADSFDMPLGHEPRLVRPNLWGAELDALMELEGNWGAVKRYISQVLQARGLDGVQAEELAILPGMDEIFGLVRMKRHYDEGDFDVLIIDSAPTGTALRLLSLPEVGGWYMRKFYKPLQGMSVALRPLFEPIFKPLTGFSLPDKEVMDAPYDFYEKIEALEKVLTDNTQTSVRLVTNPEKMVIKESLRAHAYLSLYNVSTDLVIANRIIPEEVTDPFFKKWKESQQQYRQEIHDNFSPLPVKEVPLFSEELCGLEALERLKETLYGDEDPSQVYYKENTVRVVEDKNEYTLELYLPGIPKEQIQLNKTGDELNIRIGNHRRNLVLPQALAMLQPSGAKMEDDYLKIKFANGVKV is encoded by the coding sequence ATGCGCGTAATTTTAATGACGGGTAAAGGTGGCGTGGGTAAAACCTCCGTTGCGGCTGCAACAGGGCTACGCTGTGCGGAGTTGGGGCATAAAACCCTAGTCTTGAGTACCGACCCCGCTCACTCCCTCGCCGACAGCTTTGATATGCCCTTGGGACACGAACCCCGTCTCGTCCGCCCTAACCTTTGGGGTGCGGAATTGGACGCCCTGATGGAACTCGAAGGCAACTGGGGAGCGGTGAAACGCTATATTAGTCAGGTGTTACAGGCGCGAGGACTTGATGGAGTCCAGGCGGAAGAATTGGCGATTTTACCGGGAATGGACGAAATTTTTGGTTTGGTGCGGATGAAGCGCCATTATGATGAGGGAGATTTTGATGTTTTAATTATTGATTCTGCCCCAACGGGAACCGCGTTGAGACTATTAAGTTTACCGGAAGTGGGCGGTTGGTATATGAGAAAATTTTATAAACCGTTACAAGGGATGTCGGTAGCCTTGCGTCCTTTGTTTGAACCGATTTTTAAACCTTTGACGGGGTTTTCTTTACCCGATAAAGAAGTGATGGACGCGCCCTATGACTTTTATGAAAAAATTGAAGCCTTAGAAAAAGTGTTAACGGATAATACGCAAACCTCGGTGCGTTTAGTTACGAACCCTGAAAAAATGGTAATTAAGGAATCTTTACGCGCCCATGCTTATTTAAGTTTGTATAATGTTTCTACGGATTTAGTGATTGCAAATCGGATTATTCCTGAAGAAGTGACTGATCCTTTTTTCAAAAAATGGAAAGAAAGTCAACAACAATATCGTCAAGAAATTCATGATAATTTCTCGCCCTTACCTGTTAAGGAAGTACCGTTATTTTCTGAGGAATTATGTGGGCTTGAAGCTTTAGAACGGTTGAAAGAAACGTTATATGGAGATGAAGATCCTAGTCAAGTTTACTATAAGGAAAATACAGTTCGGGTGGTGGAAGATAAAAATGAATATACGTTGGAATTGTATTTACCTGGAATTCCAAAAGAACAAATTCAACTCAATAAAACCGGAGATGAACTCAATATTAGAATTGGTAATCATCGCCGCAATTTAGTGTTACCCCAAGCTTTAGCGATGTTGCAACCTTCCGGGGCAAAAATGGAAGATGATTATTTGAAAATTAAGTTTGCTAATGGGGTGAAGGTGTAA
- a CDS encoding DUF2358 domain-containing protein has protein sequence MNIIEIIKQDYQQFPDNQSYDIYADNVYFKDPMNQFNGLKRYQKMIGFMKTWFLEIQLDLHNITQIDNLIETRWTLSWTTPLPWKPRISIPGRSELKLNAHNLIESHIDYWDCSRLDVVKQLFLMKTR, from the coding sequence ATGAATATTATTGAGATTATTAAACAAGATTATCAACAATTTCCTGATAATCAAAGCTATGATATTTATGCTGATAACGTTTATTTTAAAGACCCGATGAATCAATTTAACGGGTTAAAACGCTATCAAAAAATGATTGGATTTATGAAAACTTGGTTTTTAGAGATTCAACTGGATTTACATAATATTACTCAAATTGATAATTTAATTGAAACCCGTTGGACACTGAGTTGGACAACACCCCTCCCCTGGAAACCCAGAATTTCTATCCCTGGACGGAGTGAACTCAAATTAAACGCCCATAACTTGATTGAAAGCCATATCGACTATTGGGACTGTTCCCGCTTGGACGTGGTGAAACAGTTATTCTTGATGAAAACCCGCTAA
- a CDS encoding ATP-binding protein, with protein MDIAEILELAEDIVFSKTGKHLDRLQKTVLKGTVQGQTYLEIAKNNGFSESHVKNVGHELWHLLSSALGQKVTKSNFSSIFKNLKNNNKFIVSGVCQNNSTFNNINIFTSEEQSPTSPQNYQQTPKQPYIDLGDAPEIFSFFDRTSELSTLENWITQDRTRLIALLGISGIGKTTLALCLIDPIKTQFDYIIYRSLRFSPTLEQYLSKILKIFSELSEIPQNIETQISQTLDYLRKYRCLIILDDVQALFSSNQLAGHYKSGYEDYQLFFKQITEVNHNSCFLLVSSEKLREIAELEKSNSPIHSLVLGSLGLGAKEILSSYQLLESETWETLINIYQGNPLWLNITAALIRELFSCKVADFLQYDMPVLDESLQSRLEQLLGRLTEEEIAVITQLAQETEGVLLSEILNKIKLSNSDLINVIKSLCMRFLLETQEREKITFFTLNPVVAQYVKTRQKHY; from the coding sequence ATGGATATTGCGGAAATCTTAGAACTGGCAGAGGATATAGTATTTTCAAAAACCGGAAAACATTTAGATCGTTTGCAAAAAACTGTATTAAAAGGCACTGTCCAAGGTCAAACTTACCTAGAAATTGCTAAGAATAATGGTTTTAGTGAAAGTCATGTCAAAAACGTCGGACATGAATTATGGCATCTTCTGTCATCAGCATTAGGTCAAAAAGTTACCAAATCTAATTTTAGCTCTATATTTAAAAATTTAAAAAACAATAATAAATTTATCGTTTCAGGAGTTTGTCAAAATAATTCAACATTCAATAATATTAACATTTTTACATCTGAAGAGCAATCGCCCACATCTCCCCAAAACTACCAACAAACTCCTAAACAACCCTACATAGACTTAGGCGACGCACCCGAAATATTCAGCTTTTTCGATCGCACTTCTGAACTCTCCACTCTCGAAAATTGGATAACACAAGATCGTACACGCTTAATCGCACTTCTAGGAATCAGTGGTATTGGCAAAACCACCCTTGCCCTTTGCCTAATTGACCCAATCAAAACCCAATTTGATTACATTATCTATCGAAGTCTGCGCTTTTCTCCAACCTTAGAACAATATCTTTCCAAAATCCTAAAAATTTTCTCCGAATTATCAGAAATACCCCAAAATATCGAAACCCAAATTTCCCAAACTCTCGATTATCTGCGAAAATACCGATGTCTAATTATTCTCGATGACGTGCAGGCACTTTTTAGCAGTAATCAACTTGCTGGACACTATAAATCAGGTTATGAAGATTATCAGTTATTTTTTAAACAAATCACCGAAGTTAATCATAATAGTTGTTTTCTATTAGTTAGTTCAGAAAAACTCAGGGAAATTGCCGAATTAGAAAAATCAAATTCCCCTATTCATTCTTTAGTTTTAGGGAGTTTAGGTCTAGGCGCGAAAGAGATTTTAAGCTCATATCAATTATTAGAATCCGAAACCTGGGAAACCCTAATTAATATCTATCAAGGCAACCCCCTCTGGTTAAATATAACTGCTGCCCTGATTCGAGAATTATTTAGCTGTAAAGTCGCTGATTTTTTACAATATGATATGCCCGTTTTAGATGAATCATTACAATCGCGTTTAGAGCAACTATTGGGAAGATTAACAGAGGAAGAAATTGCGGTAATTACTCAGCTTGCCCAAGAAACAGAAGGGGTTCTCCTATCAGAAATATTAAACAAAATAAAATTATCTAATTCCGACTTAATTAATGTGATAAAATCTCTGTGTATGCGATTTTTATTGGAGACACAAGAGCGGGAAAAAATAACTTTTTTTACTTTAAATCCGGTGGTGGCGCAATATGTGAAAACCAGGCAAAAGCACTATTAA